ACGCCAGCGCCAGACAACCCCATGGCGCAGCCGCCTTCGGAGCAAGCTGGGCCGCCTGACGAAACGCCGCGACGGCCACCGCCAGATGATCCGGCGTCATCAGGCGCAAAGCCTCGATCCCGCGCTCCATCGCCTCGCGGGCCGGGGCGGGCATATCGGATCGGCCATAGCGCCACCAGCCTGCTCCGGCCAAAGCCAGCCCACCGGCACCCATGCCCGCCAGCACCGCGCGGCGCGGGAAGGGTAAGGCCGCGCGTTCAGAGGGCTGCGCGGCACTCTCAGCCGGCCCATCCGTGTGAGCGCCCTCCTCGATCAGCCGATAGCCGATGCGGGTGATCGTCTCGATACGGAACGAACCCTGCCCTGTCCCCTCGGCGACCCGGCGCAGGCGCGACAGGACACGGTTGATCGCATCCTCGCCCACCACGCGCCCTTCCCAGCAGCGCAGGGTGAGATCCTCACGGCGCACGATCTGCCCGCGTGCTTCGGCCAGCGCCAGCAAAACCTGCATGACCCGCGGTTCGACCACCTCCTCCACGCCATCATCGCGGCGGATCAGGCGCAGCGCGGGGGTCAGCGTCAGGCGGCCCAGACGCGCAGGAGGGGCCAGTCCCAGATCGATCTGCCCGCTTTGCATGCTCGCCCCCGCCCTGCCGCAACGCCCCGTTCTAGCACGGCCCAGGGCGGGCGAACATCGGCGGAGCGACCTTCCGGCTGAAAAATCAGGCGATGATCAGCGGTTCATCAGGCTTTCATCAGCTCCTCATCCTCCCGAATTGGCCGGTTGGCGAGGAGGATAGGGCTGTCGGCGCGATGGGTGCCCCGACCGTGACTGGAGACATCGCCATGATTTTCCGCATCTTTGCCACGCTGTCGCTCGCCGTTGCCACCCCTGCTCTGGCCACGGCGCCTGAAAGCATGACGCGCGCCGTGCATGTCAGCGATCTCGACCTTTCCACGCCAAGCGGCGCGCGCATGCTTCAGCATCGTGTGGCCGCAGCGCTGGAAGCGGTCTGCGGTTCCTATGAGGGCACCCAGTCCAGCGGCGGCGCTCAGGAGGCCGATGCGATCACGCAATGCCGCCTGCAAGCCCGCACGCAAATCGGCCAGCGCCTCGCGGCCCTGATGACGAAGAATCAGCTGTCATCCGCACGCTGAATACGGCCAGCGGTCGGTGGGAAATGCGCCCGCCACAATCGACAAGGCCGACACATCGACGGGCGCATCCCCACCCGCGCACCGACGCTCCCAGACGGGCGCGAGCGAAACGCTTGGCCCATCCGTAGATTCCACTAGTTAACGAAAGATTTCTATAGGCGCGTCGGCCAAACGTGGGAGCGTTTTGTAACCGGCCGACGCGCCATCGCTCGCGGAGAACTCAACGCGAGACGATTTCCTGTGAATAGAACCATCGCTTCTACATCACTGATAAGAAGCGTTTAGGGATTTAAACTTGGCACGGACTTGCACTTAGGTACAGCAACCAAGCGACGAACTGTTAGCAATTCATCGTGAGTACGGAACGTTATAGCGGCGTATTCATAAAGCAAAGGCTTGATCAGGCGGACAGAGCTGACACCATGATCGTGCGCCTCCCGATATGACCCCTTGCAGGCAGTGGTTGGTGGCGGCACGACAGGCCGCTATGATCGCGGAATCGCGCTCACCGATGGAGCAGGTTCCATGCATCCCCGATCCGACACAATGCGCAGTTCCGCAGCCTCATCCCAGCCGGGAAGGCCCGCATAATCATGCAGGCAGATCATTTTTCCGTCAGTCGGCGCATGCTGGGCCGGTTTGCCGTTGGCGCCTCTCTGGCGTCGCTGATGCCTTTTCCCGCGATCGGAGCGCCGTCGCCTGCCGCGCGATTTTCAGTGATGGCCTGGGCGCTGGGTCACGGCATTCCCTTTGAGCGCCAATTGGACATCATCAGCCGGGCCGGTTACCAGGGCATCGAACTGACCAATGAATTCCGGACCTGGTCGAAAGCCGATCTGGCCGACGCTGCCTCGCGGATCAGGAGCCATGGGCTGGTCGTCGATGCAATGGCGGGCGTGCGGACCGGCTTTGCCAAGCTTGCGGAAACCGCGCAGTTCCTCACCGAACTGTCACAGGTGATCGACAGCGCAGTCGCCCTCGGCTGCAAACGCATCATCCTTGTTTCGGGGCCTGCCACGCCAGACATGCCCCCCGCCGATCAACAGGCCAGAGTGGCGGAAGCCTTACAGAAGGCCGCCGACCTCGCCGCTGCCGCCTCGATCGAACTGGTGATCGAACCCATCGACCCCTTCGAAAATCCCGCCGCCTTCCTGACCGGCGCACGTCAGGCCAAGGACATCCTGCAGCAGGTGGGCAAGCCCAACGTCAAGATCCTGTTCGATATCTTTCACGAGCAGCGCGCCCATGGCAATGTGCTGGAAACGCTCGAACTGCTGGTGAAGGATATCAGCCTGATCCATATCGCCGATTCCCCCAAGCGCGGCGCGCCGGGCACCGGCGAACTTAATTTCGCGCGCATTTACAGCACGCTGACCCGTCTGGGCTACAGCGACTGGATCGCCATGGAATTCTATCCCGAGGGGGACCCCGTGTCCGCGCTCGACATGGCCCGGCGTCAGGCAATCCGAGCCATGTCAGGTTAAAGGGCAGCGACAGGCATCGCGCTTCAAACGCCTTGCAAGAATTATTGTATACTATATATTTTCTGGATGCAAAATCACAACGGTAAGATCGCCATCATCGGCGGCGGCATCCTTGGCATGACCACAGCCCTCGCCCTGCTCGATGCAGGCCACAGGGTCACGATCTTCGATCCTGACGAAGCACTGCAGGCCGCCTCATGGGGCAATGCGGGCCATATTGCGGTGGAGCAGGTCGAACCGATCGCCTCACCGGCAACGCTGGCCTCGCTGCCGCGCCATCTGCTTGACAGGGACAGCGCACTTTCGCTGCCGTGGCGGGCGGCGGGGGCATGGCTGCCCTTTGGCATGGCGCTCGCCCGGGCTGCCCGGCCAGCTGCCTTTGCTGCGGGGCGCGCAGCGCTCACCAGCCTGATCTCGGGCGCGATGCAGGCCTGGGTCGATCTGGTCGAGCGCCTCGGCGAACCCGACCTGCTGATCCGCGAGGGCCATTACATCGTCTGGGATACGCCGGAAAGCGCGCGCCTCGGCATGGCCCGCTTGCAGGCAATGCGGGCCCCCACCGCCAGCTTTCGCCCCGTCACCGCTCAGGAAACCGAAGAGCTGGCCCGCCTGACCGGTCGCCCCCCCGCCGGCGCCCTGCGCACCATGGACAGCGGCCAGATCGCCAGTCACACTCGCCTGCATGCCGCCCTCAAGCGCGCCATCCTGCAAGCAGGCGGCGTCTGGAAGGCCGAGGCGGCATCGCCCGAAGTGGACAGCACAGGCCTCTGCCATATCGCCGGGCATGGTGCTTTCAGCCATGTGGTGATGGCGGCGGGCATCGGCTCCCGCCCCCTGATGGAGCAACTGGGCCACCGCGTGCCGATGATCGCCGAGCGTGGCTATCACCTGCACAGCAGCGGCACCCACTGGCCGCAGACCATGCTGCCGGTGGTGTTCGAGGACCGCTCGATGATCGTCACGCGGTTCGAGAATGGGGTGCGCGCCTCCAGCTTTGTGGAGTTCGCCACGCCCGATTTCCCCGCCGATCCGCGCAAATGGGCCCTGCTGCGCCAGCATCTGGCCGCGCTGAACCTGCCCTTCGATCTGCCCGGCGCGGAATGGATGGGCGCCCGCCCCACCCTGCCCGATTACCTGCCCGCCATCGGGCGCAGCCGCCGGATCGGCAATCTTTTCTATGCCTTCGGGCACAATCACCTTGGCCTGACGCTGGGGCCTGTTACAGCCGCGCTGATGGCAGAGCTGATCGCCGGAGACACGCCCCGGATCGATCTTACCCCCTTCGATCTGGCCCGTTTCAGCAGGAAAGACGCAGCATGAACAGCAAAGGCATCGGCGGCTCGGACGCCGCCAGCGAATTGGCGCAGATGCGCCCCTGGGCCGATCGGGCCCCGCTCCTTTCCACCGAGGACTTCGCCCGGCGCATCGCCCGCGCCCGCCAGCTGATGGCGCAGACCGGCGCGGAGGCCCTGCTGGTCGATGCCGGGCCCAGCCTGCGCTATTTCACCGGCTTGTCATGGGGCGCCAGCGAGCGGCTGGTGGCCATGCTGCTGCTGCCCGAGGGCGATCCTGTGCTGGTGGCGCCGCGCTTCGAACTGGGCTCACTGGAGGCCGAATTGCAGGTGCCCGCGCAGATCCACGGCTGGGAAGAGCATGAGAACCCGCATCTCATCCTCGCCAGCCTGTTGGGGGCCGCGCGCGTCAGGCGGCTGGCAATCGATCCTGCCTTGCCCTTCGTCATGATCGAAAGGCTGCGCCGGGCGGCGCCTGACGTGGCCCTGTCAGAAGCCAGTGCGATCATCGATGGCTGCCGCTCGATCAAATCCCCCGCCGAGCTGGCGATCATGCAGCAGGCCAAAAATATGACGCTGGAGGTGCAGCAGCGCGCCGCCCGCATCCTGCGCCCCGGCATCACCGCCGGTGAGGTCACGCGCTTTATCGAGGATGCGCATCGCGCATTGGGCGCAGCGGGCAACAGCTTCTGCATCGTGGAATTCGGCGAAGGCACCTCCTACCCCCACGGCCTGCCCGGCGAGCGGCGGCTGGCAATGGACGAGATGGTGCTGATCGACACCGGCTGCCGCGTGCAGGGCTACAGCTCGGACATCACGCGTTCCTATGTCTTCGGCACGCCCACGGCGCAGCAACGCAACATCTGGGACCTTGAGCATGAAGCGCAAGAGGCCGCCTTCATGACCGTGTGCCCCGGCGTGCCCTGCGAAGAGATCGATGCCGCCGCCCGTCGCGTGCTGGAGCGCGCCGGGCTTGGCCCCGATTACGCTTTGCCCGGCCTGCCGCACCGCACCGGCCATGGCATCGGCCTGTCGATCCATGAAGGGCCCTATCTGGTACGCGGCGACACCACGCCGCTGGCCCCCGGCATGTGCTTTTCCAACGAGCCGATGATCGTGCTGCCCGGCGCCTTCGGGGTGCGGCTGGAGGATCACTTCCACGTCACGGAAACCGGCGCGGCATGGTTCACCCAGCCCTCGCCCGCCATCGACGCGCCCTTTGGTTGAAAGATTGTCCGGCCCGCCAAGCCTGATCGGCGGGCCGGATTGTCAGGGCTTGGGGCAACCTTGCTGAGCACCTTCGCCAGCGCGATGCACGGGGACGGGGCGCGGGGTCAGCACCTCCCATTCCTGCACCCCCACGCCCGCATGCTCGTCCTTGCCTGAAGCGTCGAAGACCGCCCGCAAACAGCTGGTGGTGACCGGCGCGAAGGACACGCTGCTGAAACCCTCTTCCGCCACCGGATAGCGCGCGGCGATGCTCTTCCACGCGCCCTTGTTCCAAAACTCCAGATGCCAGGCGCGCGGCGGGGCAACGCCATCGCTGGCCCCGGCGGGCTGGTCGTGGAAGAAGGCGATGCGCGCGCCATTGATCCGCACCGGCGTAGCCCAGCCATATTGCACCCAGGGGCGGGCGGGATTGTGCCCGGTCCATGTGCCCCACATATCGGGCGGCAGCGGCGCGCTGCGCACAATTCCGTCATTGAGCGCGTTCAGCCAGTACTGCACCGGCACCGGCGCGTTGGAGGCAGTGGCCCGCGCCGCCGGGGCGATGTTGCGCTGAGGCGGAAGATCCACCACCGGGCGGGGCGTGGGCTGAACCATCCGCATGCGCGCCGGGCTGACGCTGTCGTCCCAGTGCAGTTCGTCAATCGCCACGCTGCGGCGGAAATGGTCACCGCCTTTCGCATCCGCCGTGTGATAGGTGATGTACCATTTGCCTTTGAACTCGGCAAAACCGGGGTGCGAAGTGGTGGAGGACACAGGCGGCAGCACCACACCCGTGTAGGTCCATGGCCCCAGCGGGCCGGGCGCGGTGCCATAGGCGATGCAGGCGTGATAGACGGCAGGGGTGCAGCCGTCGCCCTGCTTCACATCATTGCCCGCATAGGCCAGATAATAGGTACCCTTGCGCTTGAAGAGCCATGGCGCCTCGAAAAAGCCCTTGAGCGAGGTGACAGCCACCGGCTGCCCCTTGGGCGTGACCATATCGCGCTCCAGCTCCATGCCGCGCAGCTGGCCGAAGGTGCCCCAATAGATGTAGACGCGCCCGTCATCGTCCACGAAGGGCGTGGGGTCGATGTTCTGCATCGCATTGCGCACCGGCGCCGCCTGCGAAATGATCGGCCCCTGCGGATGAGCATCCACCCATGGCCCCAAGGGCGTGTCGGAGACGGCCACGCCGATGCCGAAGCAATCCTTGTCCTCGCAAGACCCGCGCATCACCGGGGCGTAGAGATAGAAGCGCTTGTCGCCCCCCTGCACGATCTGCCCGGCATAGGCCCGGGCCGGAGCCGCCCAGGCGAAGACCTTTTCGGGGCGCAGCATGGCGGGATAGAAACGCCAGTCACCGGAAGCCACGTCCTTGGTGGCCAGCATCTGCCATTCGTTCATGATAAAGTCGTTGACGCCCGGCGGGGCCTCATCGCGCCCGGTCAGAATGTAGAGCGTATCGCCCACCACCAGCGGCGCGGGATCGGTGGAGTAAGTGCGGCCATCGGACAGGATAGGGTTGTGCGCGGCATGAACCGGCACCGGAACAACGGCCGTGGCCGGATAGGGCGGCAAAGCGGGCACACCCTCGGCATGGGCGAGAGC
The Novosphingobium terrae DNA segment above includes these coding regions:
- a CDS encoding UrcA family protein; protein product: MIFRIFATLSLAVATPALATAPESMTRAVHVSDLDLSTPSGARMLQHRVAAALEAVCGSYEGTQSSGGAQEADAITQCRLQARTQIGQRLAALMTKNQLSSAR
- a CDS encoding NAD(P)/FAD-dependent oxidoreductase, which produces MTTALALLDAGHRVTIFDPDEALQAASWGNAGHIAVEQVEPIASPATLASLPRHLLDRDSALSLPWRAAGAWLPFGMALARAARPAAFAAGRAALTSLISGAMQAWVDLVERLGEPDLLIREGHYIVWDTPESARLGMARLQAMRAPTASFRPVTAQETEELARLTGRPPAGALRTMDSGQIASHTRLHAALKRAILQAGGVWKAEAASPEVDSTGLCHIAGHGAFSHVVMAAGIGSRPLMEQLGHRVPMIAERGYHLHSSGTHWPQTMLPVVFEDRSMIVTRFENGVRASSFVEFATPDFPADPRKWALLRQHLAALNLPFDLPGAEWMGARPTLPDYLPAIGRSRRIGNLFYAFGHNHLGLTLGPVTAALMAELIAGDTPRIDLTPFDLARFSRKDAA
- a CDS encoding M24 family metallopeptidase; translated protein: MNSKGIGGSDAASELAQMRPWADRAPLLSTEDFARRIARARQLMAQTGAEALLVDAGPSLRYFTGLSWGASERLVAMLLLPEGDPVLVAPRFELGSLEAELQVPAQIHGWEEHENPHLILASLLGAARVRRLAIDPALPFVMIERLRRAAPDVALSEASAIIDGCRSIKSPAELAIMQQAKNMTLEVQQRAARILRPGITAGEVTRFIEDAHRALGAAGNSFCIVEFGEGTSYPHGLPGERRLAMDEMVLIDTGCRVQGYSSDITRSYVFGTPTAQQRNIWDLEHEAQEAAFMTVCPGVPCEEIDAAARRVLERAGLGPDYALPGLPHRTGHGIGLSIHEGPYLVRGDTTPLAPGMCFSNEPMIVLPGAFGVRLEDHFHVTETGAAWFTQPSPAIDAPFG
- a CDS encoding TIM barrel protein, with product MQADHFSVSRRMLGRFAVGASLASLMPFPAIGAPSPAARFSVMAWALGHGIPFERQLDIISRAGYQGIELTNEFRTWSKADLADAASRIRSHGLVVDAMAGVRTGFAKLAETAQFLTELSQVIDSAVALGCKRIILVSGPATPDMPPADQQARVAEALQKAADLAAAASIELVIEPIDPFENPAAFLTGARQAKDILQQVGKPNVKILFDIFHEQRAHGNVLETLELLVKDISLIHIADSPKRGAPGTGELNFARIYSTLTRLGYSDWIAMEFYPEGDPVSALDMARRQAIRAMSG
- a CDS encoding family 43 glycosylhydrolase — encoded protein: MRLAQYIATCATLALTTSALAHAEGVPALPPYPATAVVPVPVHAAHNPILSDGRTYSTDPAPLVVGDTLYILTGRDEAPPGVNDFIMNEWQMLATKDVASGDWRFYPAMLRPEKVFAWAAPARAYAGQIVQGGDKRFYLYAPVMRGSCEDKDCFGIGVAVSDTPLGPWVDAHPQGPIISQAAPVRNAMQNIDPTPFVDDDGRVYIYWGTFGQLRGMELERDMVTPKGQPVAVTSLKGFFEAPWLFKRKGTYYLAYAGNDVKQGDGCTPAVYHACIAYGTAPGPLGPWTYTGVVLPPVSSTTSHPGFAEFKGKWYITYHTADAKGGDHFRRSVAIDELHWDDSVSPARMRMVQPTPRPVVDLPPQRNIAPAARATASNAPVPVQYWLNALNDGIVRSAPLPPDMWGTWTGHNPARPWVQYGWATPVRINGARIAFFHDQPAGASDGVAPPRAWHLEFWNKGAWKSIAARYPVAEEGFSSVSFAPVTTSCLRAVFDASGKDEHAGVGVQEWEVLTPRPVPVHRAGEGAQQGCPKP